The genomic region ACGAGACGACCTCGCCGTCGTCGACGAGGGCGGCGAGGACCTTGGTGCCGCCGAGGTCGACGCCGATCGTCAGCCCCACGGGGGCTCCGTCAGGCCCGGTAGGCCGGGTCGGGCGGCGCCTGCTCGTCGGGCAGGCCGAGGTCCCACTCGAGCAGCAGCGCCTCGCGCTCGGCGTCGCGGGCGACGCGCTCGCGGTTGCGGCGGAACTGCGGGTCGTGCGGTGGCAGCAGATTCAGCCGGGCCATGACCCGCTGGCGGAAGCCATCGATCATCCGAGGGTCACCGAAGTCGGACTGGAGCTCCCAGTGAGGCGACACCGGGCCGAGGTACACGATGCGGACGTGGCCCTGCGGCGGCTGTTCCTCGGTCGGCGTCTGGCTCTGCATCGACATCCGGGACTCCTGGCTGGGACGGGGACCGGCCGATCCTACCGGCTCACCCGTCAGTCACCGGCCTGCTCGACATCGACCGAGCCGAGCGTCGCGGTGGTGGTGCCCTCCTCGCCGCCGCGCTCGTAGCGGATGGTCACGGCATCCCCCGGCTCCTTGGCCACGATGGCGGCGACCACCCCCGACGCCGAGGCGACCGTGCGGCCGTCGATGGCGACGATGACATCGCCCTGACGGAGGCCGGCCTCGGCGGCGGAGGTGCCGGGGACCACACGGGTCACGAAGGCACCCTCGGCTGCGGTGACGCCGAGCTGGTCGAGGATCTGCGGCGAGACGTCGTCGACATCGGCGGTGCTCACGCCGAGGAAGGCGCCCCCTCGCACCTCGCCGCCCCCGTTGCGCAGCTCCTCGAGCAGGGGCTTGATGAAGTCGATGGCGAGGGCGAAGCCGATGCCCTCGGCGTTGCCGGCGATGGCGGTGTTGACGCCGATGACCTCACCGAGGGCGTTGACCAGGGGGCCACCCGAGTTGCCGGGGTTGATGGCGGCATCGGTCTGGATCAGCTGCTCGAGGGTCTGACCGTTCTCGGCGCGGATGCTGCGGGCGAGCGCCGACACGATGCCGGTGGTCACCGTGGGCATGGCGCCGAGGGCCAAGGCGTTGCCCACCGCCACGACGTCGTCACCGACCTTCATGGACGACGAGTCACCGAGCACCACGGGGGCGAGGCCGCTGACGCCCTGGGCCTGGATCAGCGCCACGTCGTTGGAGGCGAACCCACCGACGAGGGTGGCCGGGACCTCCCTGCCGTCGGGGAGCATGACCGTGATCGAGGTGGCCCCGGCGATGACGTGGTTGTTGGTGAGGATCAGGCCGTCGGCATCGATCACCATGCCGGTGCCGGCACCTTCGACCACCGATGGGGCGGCGCCGAAGCGCCCCGCCCGCAGCCCTTCGGTGCGCAGGGCGACCACGCCCGGCTGCACGGCGGCCAGCACCCCGCCGACGTCGAGGGGCGCACCCCGGAGCTGGAGGTTGGCCCCAGCGTCCTCCGTCGTCGCCTCGCGGCCGACCGACACGAGGGCGCCGGCGGTCACGAGGGCGCCCACCAGCGCGCCCACCAGGCCCCCGATCAGTGCCGCAGGGAGCCAGCCACGGCCTCCGCGCTCGTCGGGCGCCACCGGGGCGGG from Acidimicrobiales bacterium harbors:
- a CDS encoding trypsin-like peptidase domain-containing protein, coding for MQHDSPGDPAPADPATWSANPPTAPPTPDAWSPAWSPLPGDEHPPPAPVAPDERGGRGWLPAALIGGLVGALVGALVTAGALVSVGREATTEDAGANLQLRGAPLDVGGVLAAVQPGVVALRTEGLRAGRFGAAPSVVEGAGTGMVIDADGLILTNNHVIAGATSITVMLPDGREVPATLVGGFASNDVALIQAQGVSGLAPVVLGDSSSMKVGDDVVAVGNALALGAMPTVTTGIVSALARSIRAENGQTLEQLIQTDAAINPGNSGGPLVNALGEVIGVNTAIAGNAEGIGFALAIDFIKPLLEELRNGGGEVRGGAFLGVSTADVDDVSPQILDQLGVTAAEGAFVTRVVPGTSAAEAGLRQGDVIVAIDGRTVASASGVVAAIVAKEPGDAVTIRYERGGEEGTTTATLGSVDVEQAGD